In Zingiber officinale cultivar Zhangliang chromosome 6A, Zo_v1.1, whole genome shotgun sequence, a single genomic region encodes these proteins:
- the LOC121995296 gene encoding indole-3-acetaldehyde oxidase, with translation MAAFGLEQLWDEEKKYLLDRVRIIQADTLSLVQGGLTAGSTKSEASCEAVRLACSILVSRLKPLKQSLEEQMGSISWDTLITQANLQYVNLSASTFWVADDTSSYLNYGAAISEVEIDVLTGATTILRADLTYDCGQSLSPAVDLGQVEGSFVQGIGFFVLLILFNI, from the exons ATGGCTGCATTCGGTCTTGAACAGCTATGGGATGAAGAGAAAAAATATCTTTTGGATAGGGTTAGAATCATTCAAGCAGATACTCTGAGTTTGGTTCAGGGAGGTTTAACTGCTGGAAGCACCAAATCTGAAGCAAGCTGCGAAGCAGTTCGTCTAGCATGCTCTATTCTAGTCAGCAGATTAAAGCCTCTTAAGCAAAGTTTGGAAGAGCAAATGGGATCAATTTCATGGGACACCCTTATTACCCAG GCAAATTTGCAATATGTGAACTTATCAGCGAGTACATTTTGGGTTGCTGACGATACTTCATCATATCTAAATTATGGGGCTGCTATAAGCGAG GTAGAAATTGATGTTCTCACTGGAGCTACTACGATATTGAGAGCAGACCTTACATATGACTGCGGACAGAGCTTGAGTCCTGCCGTGGATCTAGgacag GTTGAAGGGTCTTTTGTTCAAGGAATTGGATTTTTTGTCCTATTGATTTTGTTCAATAtataa